A genomic region of Micromonospora sp. NBRC 110009 contains the following coding sequences:
- a CDS encoding response regulator, whose protein sequence is MAEQGPVEPAAPRDGRLRVFLVDDHAMFRAGVRAELGAHVEVVGEASTVAEAVTRIAATQPDVVLLDVHMPDGGGRAVLEAMRRTHPQVRFLALSVSDAAEDVIGLIRAGARGYVTKTISPDELTDAIRRVADGDAVFSPRLAGFVLDAFAARPDAPVADPELDQLTNREREVLRLLARGYAYKEIAKELFISIKTVETHVSNVLRKLQMSNRYELSRWAADRRLV, encoded by the coding sequence ATGGCCGAGCAGGGACCCGTCGAGCCGGCGGCGCCACGGGACGGGCGGCTGCGGGTGTTCCTCGTCGACGACCACGCCATGTTCCGCGCGGGCGTGCGCGCGGAGCTCGGCGCGCACGTCGAGGTGGTGGGTGAGGCGAGCACGGTGGCCGAGGCGGTCACCCGGATCGCGGCGACCCAGCCCGACGTGGTGCTGCTGGACGTGCACATGCCGGACGGTGGTGGCCGGGCGGTGCTGGAGGCGATGCGGCGTACCCACCCGCAGGTGCGGTTCCTGGCGCTGAGCGTCTCCGACGCGGCCGAGGACGTGATCGGGCTGATCCGGGCCGGCGCCCGGGGGTACGTCACGAAGACGATCTCGCCCGACGAGCTGACCGACGCGATCCGCCGGGTGGCCGACGGGGACGCCGTGTTCAGCCCCCGGCTGGCCGGGTTCGTGCTGGACGCCTTCGCGGCCCGCCCGGACGCGCCGGTGGCCGATCCGGAGCTGGACCAGCTCACCAACCGGGAGCGCGAGGTGCTCCGGCTGCTGGCCCGGGGGTACGCGTACAAGGAGATCGCGAAGGAGCTGTTCATCTCGATCAAGACGGTCGAGACGCACGTCTCGAACGTGCTGCGCAAGCTCCAGATGTCGAACCGGTACGAGCTGTCCCGGTGGGCGGCCGACCGCCGGCTGGTCTAG
- a CDS encoding PIG-L deacetylase family protein, with product MSFPASAPVLTDVRRTLAVFAHPDDVDFGCAGTIAGWVDEGIEVAYLVVTRGDSGGFDDTPRAAMPARRETEQRAAAAAVGVHRVAFLDGHPDGIIAPSVELRRQITAAIRRFRPDRVLTSSPLRRWEHLAGPSHPDHLAVGEATTCAVYPDSRNRFVFPDLLAEGLEPCVVREIWYAGGPAPDHVVDVTDQVDRKIAAMRAHRSQTAHLDVETWVRDRLTTMADNAGLPAGRMAEAFTVFRTE from the coding sequence GTGAGCTTTCCTGCCTCCGCCCCGGTGCTGACCGACGTCCGCCGGACCCTCGCCGTTTTTGCCCATCCGGATGATGTCGACTTCGGCTGTGCGGGCACCATCGCCGGCTGGGTGGATGAGGGTATCGAAGTGGCGTATCTGGTCGTCACCAGGGGGGACAGCGGCGGCTTCGACGACACCCCGCGCGCGGCGATGCCCGCTCGGCGGGAGACGGAGCAGCGGGCCGCGGCGGCCGCGGTCGGCGTGCACCGGGTCGCCTTCCTCGACGGCCACCCCGACGGCATCATCGCCCCCAGCGTGGAGCTGCGCCGTCAGATCACCGCCGCGATCCGCCGGTTCCGGCCGGACCGGGTGCTGACCAGCTCGCCGCTGCGCCGTTGGGAACACCTCGCCGGCCCGAGCCACCCCGACCACCTGGCCGTCGGCGAGGCCACCACCTGCGCCGTCTACCCCGACTCCCGCAACCGCTTCGTCTTCCCGGACCTGCTCGCCGAGGGGCTGGAGCCGTGCGTGGTCCGGGAGATCTGGTATGCGGGCGGCCCCGCGCCGGACCACGTCGTCGACGTGACCGACCAGGTCGACCGCAAGATCGCCGCGATGCGGGCACACCGCTCGCAGACCGCGCACCTGGACGTGGAGACCTGGGTCCGGGACCGGCTCACCACGATGGCCGACAACGCGGGGCTCCCCGCCGGCCGGATGGCCGAGGCGTTCACCGTGTTCCGCACCGAGTGA
- a CDS encoding peptide ABC transporter substrate-binding protein has protein sequence MRVSKRASGALAVGAAFALIASGCSSGNSGDGGDAGASSDGAIVVDGGQPENPLVPANTTETQGGKVIDWMFTGLVEYPNNGGAPQNALAESIDTTDSKVFKIKIKQNTKFHDGTTVKAENFVKAWNWAAYGPNGAQNASFFSDIQGFGDTYTEDPDGPDGPQKAPEPKAKEMSGLKVIDDWNFEVTLSAPTAVFPTKLGYSAFMPLPDVFFTQKPEEFGKKPVGNGPVKFVSWQDNVEIKLTRFDDYNLRDKMKIKDVTVKLYQDDTAAYSDLVSGNLDFQQQVPVSSLAGDKWKSDLGDRAISSTTPSTGIIAFPIYDPKFKNPKLRAAISHAIDRQQITDKIFFGNRKPADSWANPLTPGAEPGNCTACKFDVTLAKQLLQEAGGFTGKLTLSYNADASHKEWMEAVAQQIKTNLGIDAVAVGVPTFAVFRANINAYKMTGAYRAGWQQDYPDVENWINPLYVTGGSSNDGKYSNTQVDALAKEASSAPSLEDAHKKFAEAVKLIDQDVPAMPIYFGGQQSGHSEKIKKMELTNVGEIDITSVEL, from the coding sequence ATGAGAGTCTCGAAGCGGGCGAGCGGCGCGCTCGCGGTGGGCGCGGCGTTCGCGCTCATCGCGTCCGGCTGCTCCAGCGGGAACAGCGGCGACGGCGGCGACGCCGGCGCCAGCTCGGACGGCGCGATCGTCGTCGACGGCGGCCAGCCGGAGAACCCCCTGGTTCCGGCGAACACCACCGAGACCCAGGGTGGCAAGGTCATCGACTGGATGTTCACCGGTCTGGTCGAGTACCCGAACAACGGTGGCGCTCCGCAGAACGCGCTGGCCGAGTCGATCGACACGACCGACTCCAAGGTCTTCAAGATCAAGATCAAGCAGAACACCAAGTTCCACGACGGCACCACCGTCAAGGCCGAGAACTTCGTCAAGGCCTGGAACTGGGCTGCGTACGGCCCGAACGGCGCGCAGAACGCCAGCTTCTTCTCGGACATCCAGGGCTTCGGCGACACCTACACCGAGGACCCGGACGGCCCGGACGGCCCGCAGAAGGCCCCGGAGCCCAAGGCCAAGGAGATGTCCGGCCTGAAGGTCATCGACGACTGGAACTTCGAGGTCACGCTCTCCGCGCCGACCGCCGTGTTCCCGACCAAGCTCGGCTACAGCGCCTTCATGCCGCTCCCGGACGTCTTCTTCACCCAGAAGCCCGAGGAGTTCGGTAAGAAGCCGGTCGGTAACGGCCCGGTCAAGTTCGTCTCGTGGCAGGACAACGTCGAGATCAAGCTCACCCGCTTCGACGACTACAACCTGCGCGACAAGATGAAGATCAAGGACGTCACCGTCAAGCTGTACCAGGACGACACGGCGGCCTACAGCGACCTGGTCTCCGGCAACCTGGACTTCCAGCAGCAGGTCCCGGTCTCCTCGCTGGCCGGTGACAAGTGGAAGAGCGACCTGGGCGACCGGGCGATCTCGTCGACCACCCCGTCGACCGGCATCATCGCCTTCCCGATCTACGACCCGAAGTTCAAGAACCCGAAGCTCCGGGCCGCGATCTCGCACGCCATCGACCGGCAGCAGATCACCGACAAGATCTTCTTCGGTAACCGCAAGCCGGCCGACAGCTGGGCCAACCCGCTGACCCCGGGCGCCGAGCCGGGCAACTGCACCGCCTGCAAGTTCGACGTGACCCTGGCGAAGCAGCTGCTCCAGGAGGCCGGTGGCTTCACCGGTAAGCTGACCCTGTCGTACAACGCGGACGCCAGCCACAAGGAGTGGATGGAGGCCGTCGCCCAGCAGATCAAGACCAACCTGGGCATCGACGCCGTCGCCGTCGGCGTGCCGACCTTCGCGGTCTTCCGGGCCAACATCAACGCCTACAAGATGACCGGCGCCTACCGGGCCGGCTGGCAGCAGGACTACCCGGACGTGGAGAACTGGATCAACCCGCTCTACGTGACCGGTGGCTCCTCGAACGACGGCAAGTACAGCAACACGCAGGTGGACGCCCTCGCCAAGGAGGCCTCGTCGGCCCCCAGCCTCGAGGACGCGCACAAGAAGTTCGCTGAGGCCGTCAAGCTCATCGACCAGGACGTCCCGGCCATGCCGATCTACTTCGGTGGCCAGCAGTCCGGCCACTCCGAGAAGATCAAGAAGATGGAGCTGACCAACGTCGGCGAGATCGACATCACCTCGGTCGAGCTCTGA
- a CDS encoding ABC transporter permease: MGRYLLRRLLQLVPVFIGTTFLIYWLVWSVPGDPFAGKCGDRGCPDNFRAMMTEKYHLDQPIWVQYASYMKNLFQGDFGTTFSGRQISDIILTSYPNTLKLAVVALTIEAVIGLSAGVLTGLRRNGFLDNLVLISTLFLIALPVFVIGFVLQWLFGVKWGIVHPTVSNEMRISELILPGFVLGSASMAYIARVARTSIAENRRADYVRTAIAKGLPMRRVVGVHLLRNSLIPVVTLLGTDLGALMGGAIVTEGIFSINGIGRQVLRSIVTKESATVVSIVVVLVMVYLLMNLLVDLLYAALDPRIRYE; this comes from the coding sequence ATGGGCCGTTATCTCTTGAGACGGCTGCTGCAACTCGTGCCGGTGTTCATCGGCACGACGTTCCTGATCTACTGGCTCGTCTGGTCGGTGCCCGGCGACCCGTTCGCCGGCAAGTGCGGCGACCGCGGTTGCCCGGACAACTTCCGGGCGATGATGACCGAGAAGTACCACCTCGACCAGCCGATCTGGGTGCAGTACGCCAGCTACATGAAGAACCTTTTCCAGGGTGACTTCGGCACCACGTTCAGTGGTCGCCAGATCAGCGACATCATCCTGACGTCGTACCCGAACACCCTGAAGCTGGCGGTGGTGGCGCTCACCATCGAGGCCGTCATCGGCCTCAGCGCGGGCGTGCTGACCGGTCTCCGGCGCAACGGCTTCCTGGACAACCTGGTCCTGATCTCCACCCTCTTCCTGATCGCGCTGCCGGTCTTCGTCATCGGCTTCGTGCTCCAGTGGCTGTTCGGCGTCAAGTGGGGGATCGTCCACCCGACGGTCTCCAACGAGATGCGGATCTCCGAGTTGATCCTGCCCGGCTTCGTGCTGGGTAGCGCCTCGATGGCATACATCGCCCGGGTGGCGCGGACCAGCATCGCCGAGAACCGGCGGGCCGACTACGTCCGCACCGCCATCGCCAAGGGCCTGCCCATGCGGCGGGTGGTGGGCGTGCACCTGCTGCGCAACTCGCTGATCCCGGTCGTCACCCTGCTCGGCACCGACCTCGGTGCCCTGATGGGCGGCGCCATCGTCACCGAGGGCATCTTCAGCATCAACGGCATCGGCCGCCAGGTTCTCCGGTCGATCGTCACGAAGGAGAGCGCTACCGTTGTCTCCATCGTGGTGGTCCTGGTGATGGTCTATCTCCTGATGAACCTGCTGGTGGACCTGCTCTACGCCGCCCTGGACCCGAGGATTCGCTATGAGTGA
- a CDS encoding ABC transporter permease produces MSDPSTASIVSTPPATMPSEAPVTGLPESAQKQQKPRSLLGDAWRDLRRKPLFWISAAFIVLFVLMAAFPWVFTSGDPVNGSLDRSRVEPSGSAWFGYDVQGRDVFARTIYGARASIMVALLSTIGTLLIGGTMGIIAGYRGGWVDALLSRAADIFFGLPFVLGSIVILTTFNGSGTDNGEWTIMGLVIMSLTVLSWPVVMRLMRSSVLATKEADYIVAARALGAGTGRIILKHLLPNCLAPLLVYGTIMVGSFIGAEATLSFLGIGLKTPVVSWGIMISEAQNYIRVSPYLLFFPAAFLVTAVLSFVMLGEAVREALDPKLR; encoded by the coding sequence ATGAGTGACCCGAGTACCGCGTCGATCGTCTCGACGCCGCCCGCGACCATGCCGTCCGAGGCGCCCGTCACCGGCCTGCCGGAGAGCGCCCAGAAGCAGCAGAAGCCGCGCAGCCTGCTCGGCGACGCCTGGCGCGACCTGCGCCGCAAGCCGCTGTTCTGGATCTCGGCGGCGTTCATCGTGCTCTTCGTGCTGATGGCGGCCTTCCCCTGGGTCTTCACCTCGGGTGACCCCGTCAACGGCTCGCTGGACCGCAGCCGGGTGGAGCCGTCCGGGTCCGCCTGGTTCGGCTACGACGTGCAGGGCCGGGACGTGTTCGCCCGGACCATCTACGGTGCCCGTGCCTCGATCATGGTGGCCCTGCTGTCCACCATCGGCACCCTGCTGATCGGCGGCACGATGGGCATCATCGCCGGCTACCGCGGTGGCTGGGTGGACGCCCTGCTGTCCCGGGCCGCGGACATCTTCTTCGGCCTGCCGTTCGTGCTCGGCTCGATCGTCATCCTGACCACCTTCAACGGTTCGGGCACGGACAACGGCGAGTGGACGATCATGGGGCTGGTGATCATGTCGCTGACCGTGCTGAGCTGGCCGGTGGTGATGCGGCTGATGCGCTCCTCGGTGCTGGCCACCAAGGAGGCCGACTACATTGTCGCCGCCCGGGCCCTGGGCGCCGGTACGGGTCGGATCATCCTCAAGCACCTGCTGCCGAACTGCCTGGCCCCGCTGCTGGTCTACGGCACGATCATGGTCGGCTCGTTCATCGGCGCCGAGGCCACCCTGTCCTTCCTGGGCATCGGCCTGAAGACCCCCGTCGTGTCCTGGGGCATCATGATCAGCGAGGCGCAGAACTACATCCGGGTCTCGCCGTACCTGCTGTTCTTCCCCGCCGCGTTCCTCGTCACCGCCGTGCTGAGCTTCGTCATGCTCGGCGAGGCGGTCCGCGAGGCCCTCGACCCGAAGCTCCGATAG
- a CDS encoding ABC transporter ATP-binding protein has translation MSEQSAPGADGSGRPSGRLLEVDGLRVEFRTRDGVAKVINGVTYHVDAGETLAVLGESGSGKSVTAQTIMGILDTPPGFVTGGQIRFHGKDMLKMSAEQRRRIRGEGIAMIFQDSLSALNPVFTVGFQIAEQFRIRRGMSRADAKKRSIEMLDQVKIPNAKGRYSNYPHQFSGGMRQRAMIAMSLALDPEVLIADEPTTALDVTVQAQIMDLLGELQRERQMGMILITHDLGVVADVADRIAVMYAGRIVEEADVYDLYAKPAHPYTLGLLNSIPRMDEKGQELRTIKGLPPNLMNIPPGCPFNPRCPMAQPVCREQLPPLLQIGSGRASACHFAEELVSRD, from the coding sequence GTGTCCGAGCAGTCCGCGCCGGGCGCCGACGGATCCGGTCGCCCCTCGGGCCGGCTGCTGGAGGTCGACGGCCTCCGGGTCGAGTTCCGCACCCGGGACGGCGTCGCCAAGGTCATCAACGGGGTGACGTACCACGTCGACGCGGGGGAGACCCTCGCCGTGCTCGGCGAGTCCGGCTCCGGCAAGAGCGTCACCGCGCAGACCATCATGGGCATCCTCGACACCCCGCCCGGCTTCGTCACCGGCGGCCAGATCCGCTTCCACGGCAAGGACATGCTCAAGATGTCCGCCGAGCAGCGGCGAAGGATCCGTGGTGAAGGCATTGCGATGATCTTCCAGGACTCGCTCTCCGCCCTCAACCCGGTTTTCACCGTCGGTTTCCAGATCGCCGAGCAGTTCCGCATCCGCCGTGGCATGAGCCGCGCGGACGCCAAGAAGCGGTCGATCGAGATGCTCGACCAGGTCAAGATCCCGAACGCCAAGGGTCGGTACAGCAACTACCCGCACCAGTTCTCCGGCGGCATGCGGCAGCGCGCGATGATCGCGATGTCGCTGGCGCTCGACCCGGAGGTGCTGATCGCGGACGAGCCGACCACCGCGCTGGACGTGACCGTGCAGGCCCAGATCATGGACCTGCTCGGCGAGCTCCAGCGGGAGCGGCAGATGGGCATGATCCTGATCACCCACGACCTCGGCGTGGTCGCCGACGTCGCGGACCGGATCGCGGTCATGTACGCCGGCCGGATCGTCGAGGAAGCCGATGTGTACGACCTGTACGCCAAGCCGGCGCACCCGTACACGCTCGGCCTGCTCAACTCGATCCCGCGGATGGACGAGAAGGGCCAGGAGCTCCGGACGATCAAGGGCCTGCCGCCGAACCTGATGAACATCCCGCCGGGCTGCCCGTTCAACCCGCGCTGCCCCATGGCGCAGCCGGTGTGCCGGGAGCAGCTGCCTCCGCTGCTGCAGATCGGCAGCGGCCGGGCCAGCGCCTGCCACTTCGCCGAGGAGCTCGTGAGCCGTGACTGA
- a CDS encoding ABC transporter ATP-binding protein: MTENIIEVRDLVKHYPVTRGIVFKKTIGHVKAVDGVSFGLKAGETLGVVGESGCGKSTLARVLMNLEKPTAGQVLYKGQDISKLRGAALRRLRRQIQLVMQDPYTSLNPRMTVGDLIGEPFEIHPEVAPKGSRRSKVKELLDLVGLNPEHINRYPHQFSGGQRQRIGIARALALRPEIIVCDEPVSALDVSIQAQVMNLLEKLQAEFGLSYVFIAHDLSVVRHLSDRVAVMYLGKMVEVGTEDEIYERPTHPYTQALLSAVPVPDPTLRDNKAIIRLTGDVPSPVSPPSGCRFRTRCWKAQDICAQEVPLLQIRRSSDHPSACHFAERREIVPTHEAA, translated from the coding sequence GTGACTGAGAACATCATCGAGGTCCGTGACCTGGTCAAGCACTACCCCGTGACCCGGGGCATCGTGTTCAAGAAGACCATCGGGCACGTCAAGGCGGTCGACGGCGTCTCCTTCGGGCTCAAGGCCGGCGAGACGCTCGGCGTGGTGGGCGAATCCGGCTGCGGCAAGTCGACGCTGGCCCGGGTCCTGATGAACCTGGAGAAGCCGACCGCCGGTCAGGTGCTCTACAAGGGGCAGGACATCTCCAAGCTCCGGGGGGCGGCGCTGCGGCGCCTGCGCCGGCAGATCCAGCTGGTCATGCAGGACCCGTACACCTCGCTGAACCCGCGGATGACGGTCGGTGACCTGATCGGCGAGCCGTTCGAGATCCACCCGGAGGTGGCCCCGAAGGGGTCCCGCCGGAGCAAGGTCAAGGAGCTGCTCGACCTGGTCGGCCTGAACCCGGAGCACATCAACCGCTACCCGCACCAGTTCTCCGGTGGTCAGCGGCAGCGCATCGGCATCGCCCGGGCGCTCGCCCTGCGGCCCGAGATCATCGTCTGTGACGAGCCGGTGTCCGCCCTGGACGTGTCGATCCAGGCCCAGGTGATGAACCTGCTGGAGAAGCTCCAGGCGGAGTTCGGCCTGTCGTACGTCTTCATCGCCCACGACCTGTCGGTCGTGCGCCACCTCTCCGACCGGGTCGCCGTGATGTACCTGGGCAAGATGGTGGAGGTCGGCACCGAGGACGAGATCTACGAGCGGCCGACGCACCCGTACACCCAGGCGCTGCTGTCGGCGGTGCCGGTGCCGGACCCGACCCTGCGGGACAACAAGGCGATCATCCGGCTCACCGGTGACGTCCCCTCCCCGGTGAGCCCGCCCTCGGGCTGCCGGTTCCGCACCCGGTGCTGGAAGGCGCAGGACATCTGCGCCCAGGAGGTGCCGCTGCTGCAGATCCGGCGCTCCTCGGACCACCCGAGCGCCTGCCACTTCGCGGAGCGGCGCGAGATCGTGCCGACCCACGAGGCGGCCTGA
- a CDS encoding MauE/DoxX family redox-associated membrane protein, which translates to MRYLEVTCRLLLAAVFVVAAFNKASGKTAWLSFVQSLHQLRQVPASLVRPVAVAAVTTETTVALLLLVPVRAVGAAGFAVAAGLLLAFTVVIGLAVSRGNRAPCRCFGASRVPLGMPHVIRNLVLILAAVLGLIGALSEGTAEVPYALLAGTGGLILGILITAAEDIVALVKPIGTLRSVSATSTRGPHRTSRSD; encoded by the coding sequence GTGCGGTATCTGGAGGTGACGTGCCGGCTACTCCTCGCGGCGGTCTTCGTCGTGGCGGCGTTCAACAAGGCCTCCGGGAAGACCGCCTGGCTCAGCTTCGTTCAGTCACTGCACCAGCTGAGGCAGGTGCCTGCCTCGCTGGTGCGGCCGGTGGCGGTTGCCGCGGTGACGACGGAGACGACCGTCGCCCTGCTGCTGCTCGTTCCGGTGCGGGCCGTCGGTGCGGCCGGATTCGCGGTGGCGGCCGGCCTGCTCCTGGCCTTCACCGTCGTGATCGGACTGGCCGTTTCGCGCGGCAACCGCGCCCCCTGCCGATGCTTTGGCGCCTCCAGGGTCCCGCTGGGCATGCCGCACGTGATACGGAACCTGGTGCTGATCCTCGCGGCCGTGCTCGGGCTGATCGGTGCGCTGAGCGAAGGCACAGCCGAGGTCCCGTACGCGCTGCTGGCCGGCACCGGCGGGTTGATCCTCGGCATCCTGATCACGGCGGCAGAGGACATCGTCGCCCTGGTGAAGCCGATCGGGACGCTCCGGTCGGTGTCCGCGACATCCACGCGCGGACCACACCGGACCAGCCGCTCGGATTGA
- a CDS encoding AfsR/SARP family transcriptional regulator produces the protein MEDDGSTGVRLQLLGPIRLWRGAVELSAGPPQRRAVLALLALAAGQPVGRDELVDALWPVEPPRRATNVLQTHVKHLRRVLEPNRPARTASRLLPSAGTAYRLDVDHLTVDLARFRRLVAESRTARRLNDHPRVWELTGEALRLWQPPLADLPMLAENSRIMTLIAEAQLVLSWRVDVAIRESRADEVLALVREEARSRPLDEQTQAHLMRCYTAVGRRAEAFAVFDETRRRLATELGVDPGTLLTAAYEELLEPERRASVAAPPAEFPAITVDPPASAPPPVMPAQLPPDIVAFTGRTEQLHWLDELATAPVRGRPVVAAITGTAGVGKTTLAVHWAHRVAEGFPDGQLHADLRGFDANVGPAPTDEVLRAFLVALGVAPQLIPVDLTTQVGLYRSLLAGRRVLILLDNARRADQIRPLLPGSAGCLVVVTSRNHLPGLVAAGAHSLTLELMTGAEARQLLASRIDSDRVAAAPAAVDHLVAACARLPLALAIVAARASTNPQLPLAALSRELREGSDALTVFSDEDAAFDVRTVFSWSYRLLSADAAALFRLFGLHPGPDISVSAAAALAGSAEGQVRPLLTQLARAHLVMEHRPGRFGCHDLLRAYAAELARTVDPEEARRAALRRVLDHYVRSAALADQLITPNRFPGGPVPPGPPVDPGRTPVRDATGHSGDSEPPADVEAALAWFTMEYRALFALIDQAVEAGFDQAVCDLAWHLTAFLDRRAYWTQQEHVQRAALAAAERLGDSSVRARTHRGLGRAYLRLGRPEDARRELGEALVRYEALGDDAGLATTMMSLADCCERQGRHREALAHLQQALGLYEVVGYQPGEAKALNAVGWCHALLGDHGRALTYCTRSLRLYQRLGDRRGEGHVWDSIGYASYGLGRYGSAARCFQRAVSRFQETADRFEEAMSLTRLGDTCRAAGDPHAGRAYWTQALAILTALGHARAAEVRARLNRAPSSPAVTVAS, from the coding sequence GTGGAAGACGACGGATCGACCGGGGTGCGATTACAGCTGTTGGGCCCGATCCGCCTGTGGCGAGGTGCGGTCGAACTTTCGGCGGGTCCACCGCAACGGCGAGCGGTGCTGGCCCTGCTCGCGCTGGCCGCGGGCCAGCCGGTCGGCCGAGACGAGCTGGTGGACGCGCTGTGGCCGGTGGAGCCGCCGAGGCGCGCCACCAACGTCCTGCAGACGCATGTGAAGCACCTGCGCCGGGTCCTGGAGCCGAACCGACCGGCGCGAACGGCGAGCCGGTTGCTGCCGTCGGCGGGGACCGCGTACCGCCTGGACGTGGACCATCTCACCGTCGACCTGGCCCGATTCCGGCGCCTGGTTGCGGAGTCGCGCACGGCCCGGCGGCTCAACGACCATCCGCGGGTCTGGGAGTTGACCGGAGAGGCGTTACGGCTGTGGCAACCGCCGCTGGCCGACCTGCCCATGCTCGCCGAGAATTCCCGGATCATGACGCTGATCGCAGAGGCGCAACTGGTGCTCTCCTGGCGCGTCGACGTCGCGATCCGCGAGAGTCGCGCCGATGAGGTCCTGGCCCTGGTCCGGGAAGAGGCCCGGAGCCGGCCGCTCGATGAGCAGACCCAGGCACACCTCATGCGGTGCTACACAGCCGTGGGCAGGCGGGCAGAGGCGTTCGCCGTCTTCGACGAAACGCGCAGACGGCTGGCAACCGAGCTGGGTGTCGATCCGGGGACCCTGCTCACCGCCGCCTACGAGGAGCTGCTCGAACCAGAGCGACGCGCCAGCGTTGCGGCACCGCCGGCCGAATTCCCCGCGATCACGGTCGATCCACCGGCGTCGGCCCCGCCGCCGGTGATGCCGGCCCAGCTGCCCCCCGACATTGTGGCCTTCACCGGGCGGACCGAGCAGTTGCACTGGCTCGACGAACTGGCGACGGCCCCGGTGCGCGGTCGGCCGGTCGTGGCCGCGATAACCGGAACGGCGGGCGTCGGTAAGACCACCTTGGCGGTGCACTGGGCACACCGGGTGGCCGAGGGGTTCCCCGACGGGCAACTCCACGCCGATCTCAGGGGCTTCGACGCAAACGTCGGACCCGCCCCGACCGACGAGGTGCTGCGGGCCTTTCTGGTGGCACTCGGAGTCGCCCCGCAACTCATCCCGGTGGACCTGACCACGCAGGTCGGCCTCTACCGAAGTCTGCTCGCCGGACGGCGGGTGCTGATTCTGCTCGACAACGCTCGCCGCGCCGACCAGATCCGTCCGCTGCTGCCCGGCTCGGCCGGCTGTCTGGTCGTCGTCACGAGCCGCAATCATCTGCCCGGGCTGGTCGCCGCTGGCGCCCACTCGCTCACCCTGGAGCTGATGACCGGCGCAGAGGCACGGCAACTGCTGGCCAGCCGGATCGACTCGGACCGGGTCGCCGCCGCGCCCGCGGCGGTCGATCATCTCGTCGCCGCCTGTGCGCGGCTGCCGCTGGCGCTGGCCATCGTCGCCGCCCGCGCCAGCACCAACCCCCAGCTTCCCCTCGCCGCGCTGAGCAGGGAGCTGCGGGAGGGGTCCGACGCCTTGACGGTGTTCTCCGACGAGGATGCGGCGTTCGACGTGCGAACGGTCTTCTCCTGGTCGTACCGCCTGCTCAGCGCCGACGCGGCGGCGTTGTTCCGGCTGTTCGGTCTGCATCCGGGGCCGGACATCTCCGTCTCGGCCGCCGCCGCCCTGGCTGGCTCCGCGGAGGGTCAGGTCCGTCCGCTGCTGACCCAGCTCGCCCGGGCCCACCTCGTCATGGAGCACCGGCCCGGCCGGTTCGGCTGCCACGACCTGCTCCGGGCGTACGCGGCGGAACTCGCCCGCACGGTCGACCCGGAGGAGGCGCGACGGGCCGCGTTGCGCCGGGTCCTCGACCACTACGTGCGGTCGGCGGCGCTCGCCGACCAGCTGATCACGCCGAACCGGTTTCCCGGCGGCCCGGTGCCGCCCGGGCCCCCGGTCGACCCGGGCCGCACGCCTGTGCGGGACGCCACCGGGCACTCCGGCGACAGCGAACCGCCGGCCGACGTCGAGGCCGCGCTCGCCTGGTTCACAATGGAGTACCGGGCGCTGTTCGCGCTCATCGACCAAGCGGTCGAGGCCGGCTTCGACCAGGCGGTGTGCGATCTGGCGTGGCACCTGACCGCCTTTCTCGACCGTCGGGCCTACTGGACCCAGCAGGAACACGTCCAGCGAGCCGCGCTGGCCGCGGCCGAACGGCTGGGGGACTCGTCGGTGCGGGCCCGCACGCATCGTGGCCTGGGCCGGGCATACCTGCGCCTGGGCCGGCCCGAGGATGCCCGTCGTGAGCTGGGCGAGGCGCTGGTCCGCTACGAGGCGCTGGGAGACGATGCCGGCCTGGCCACGACGATGATGAGCCTGGCTGACTGCTGTGAGCGGCAGGGTCGTCACCGGGAGGCGCTCGCCCACCTGCAGCAGGCGCTCGGTCTCTACGAGGTCGTCGGCTACCAGCCGGGCGAGGCCAAGGCGTTGAACGCGGTCGGCTGGTGCCACGCGCTGCTCGGCGACCACGGGCGCGCGCTGACGTACTGCACCCGGTCGTTGCGGCTGTACCAGCGCCTCGGCGACCGGCGGGGGGAGGGGCACGTCTGGGACAGCATCGGATACGCCAGCTACGGCTTGGGCCGGTACGGGTCCGCGGCACGCTGCTTCCAGCGGGCGGTCTCGCGGTTCCAGGAGACGGCTGACCGGTTCGAGGAGGCGATGTCGCTGACGCGGCTGGGTGACACCTGCCGCGCGGCCGGTGACCCGCATGCCGGTCGCGCCTACTGGACCCAGGCGTTGGCCATCCTGACCGCGCTGGGCCATGCCCGGGCCGCGGAAGTCCGGGCCAGGTTGAACCGCGCACCTTCGTCGCCGGCGGTAACGGTGGCCAGCTGA